From a region of the Campylobacter showae genome:
- a CDS encoding TonB-dependent hemoglobin/transferrin/lactoferrin family receptor gives MNHLKFSLAALLILSNLNAKEAEVELKEVTVSGEAEAQSDPMQKKVGQNVKSSKELTKTQVSDNRDLVRYETGVTTVEAGRFGQSGYAIRGVEENRVAITVDGLHQAQTLSSQGFKELFEGYGNFNNTRNGVEFETLKQATISKGADSVRTGSGSLGGSVMFETKDARDLLLDKDYFYGYKGGYNTADNQTMHSHTLAGRFKWFDILAVQTKRRHHETENYGYKGYDDSVLGRTREKADPYYIKKTSSLIKLGFQPHEEHRFTFMSDTYKNRSQGKDLSYTLTLSSNRDEIIDTGLRYNDDMMDRKNRAFAYENFSETPLWDTMKFTYSNQKIKSRARTEEHCQAGENCAEISNPIGLQVKNNKVVDKYGGEVTLQRTQEIDPQYGGLTWVNRLVDSQGAVHDQNKFSINQNVSNTWLDCSVFDCSQPNIDVLKYDYATDQYVKSTVPLDKSYTDASTGKTFKQSSQSGYLITPYGKGYLSRDWKERDLDTNTKQFNLDFNKYAKTGDVEHDIAYGLSFAKTEKSMTNKQGYDATSSRWWAPKTLGTDFTGTPYTCENAPLTLLYALCPRTEPLTSFLIPVKTKEGALYLNDDMRVNDWLGINLGYRYDKIKYKPNYVPGSTPKIPDDMVLGLFVPYNPSPEPKWWDYADRDEWKRAYDVWKQEAPNNALANIKYIAQNKKFTNSSYAIGADIDPLDYFRVQLKYSKGFRAPTTDELYLAFKHPDFTIQPNPDLKPEIAKTKELALTLHEDKSFITTSFFETKYDNFIDLISLGTKSYATGGGGNTIPFALYGNVNRSKATVRGFEINSMLHFGQISDSLKGFHASYKLTMQKGRVQTDNDGKVPMNAIQPTTAIYGLGYASPADKFGADIYVTSVASKKEKDTYNMFWRLDTDPYGNPYNTNSYSKWRSNAYTLVDVVTYVRPIKNLTFRLGVYNLTNEKYITWDAARSIRPFGTMNMIDRTTGLGINRFYSAGRNFRLNWEFTF, from the coding sequence ATGAATCATCTTAAATTTTCTCTTGCCGCTTTGCTTATTTTGTCGAATTTAAATGCAAAAGAGGCCGAAGTCGAGCTAAAGGAAGTAACGGTTAGCGGCGAAGCGGAGGCGCAAAGCGATCCGATGCAAAAAAAAGTCGGCCAAAACGTAAAAAGCTCCAAAGAACTAACCAAAACGCAGGTCTCAGACAACAGAGACCTCGTGCGATACGAAACGGGCGTAACGACGGTGGAGGCCGGGCGTTTTGGTCAAAGCGGCTACGCGATAAGAGGCGTGGAGGAAAACCGCGTGGCTATCACGGTAGACGGCCTGCATCAAGCCCAAACGCTAAGCTCGCAAGGCTTTAAGGAGCTATTTGAAGGATACGGAAACTTTAACAACACCCGCAACGGCGTAGAGTTTGAAACGCTAAAACAAGCCACTATTTCAAAAGGTGCAGACTCCGTTCGTACGGGCTCTGGCTCTCTAGGCGGCTCCGTGATGTTTGAAACAAAAGACGCAAGGGATCTTTTGCTAGATAAGGACTACTTCTACGGCTACAAAGGCGGCTACAATACCGCCGATAATCAAACCATGCACTCGCATACCTTAGCCGGTAGGTTTAAGTGGTTTGACATCCTAGCCGTACAAACTAAGCGCAGACACCACGAGACGGAAAACTACGGTTACAAGGGTTATGACGATAGCGTGCTAGGCAGAACCAGAGAAAAGGCCGACCCGTACTATATCAAAAAAACGAGCAGCCTCATCAAGCTAGGTTTTCAGCCTCACGAGGAGCATAGATTTACCTTTATGTCAGATACCTACAAAAACCGATCTCAAGGCAAAGACCTATCATACACGCTTACGCTTTCTAGCAACAGGGACGAGATCATAGATACCGGTCTAAGATACAACGACGATATGATGGATAGGAAAAATCGCGCTTTTGCCTATGAAAATTTTAGCGAAACTCCGTTGTGGGATACGATGAAATTTACATACTCCAACCAAAAAATCAAATCCCGCGCCAGAACCGAGGAACACTGCCAAGCAGGAGAAAACTGCGCTGAAATTTCAAATCCTATCGGACTTCAGGTTAAAAACAACAAGGTTGTCGATAAGTACGGCGGCGAAGTAACTTTACAACGAACACAGGAAATCGACCCCCAGTACGGCGGACTAACGTGGGTAAACAGACTCGTAGATAGCCAAGGAGCCGTCCATGATCAGAATAAATTTAGCATCAATCAAAACGTAAGCAACACGTGGCTTGACTGCTCGGTATTTGACTGCTCTCAGCCAAATATCGACGTGCTAAAATACGACTACGCCACCGACCAGTACGTCAAATCAACCGTTCCACTAGATAAAAGCTATACCGACGCAAGCACGGGCAAGACCTTTAAACAAAGCTCGCAGAGCGGATACCTAATCACTCCATACGGCAAGGGCTACTTAAGCCGCGACTGGAAAGAGCGCGATCTAGACACGAACACCAAACAGTTTAACCTAGACTTTAACAAATACGCCAAAACGGGCGACGTAGAGCACGATATCGCATACGGACTAAGCTTTGCTAAAACCGAAAAATCCATGACCAATAAGCAAGGCTACGATGCTACGAGCAGCCGGTGGTGGGCGCCTAAGACGCTAGGCACGGATTTTACCGGCACGCCGTATACGTGCGAAAATGCTCCGCTCACGCTGCTTTACGCGCTTTGCCCTAGAACCGAACCGCTCACGTCGTTTTTAATCCCGGTTAAAACAAAAGAAGGCGCTTTGTATCTAAACGACGATATGCGCGTAAACGACTGGCTGGGGATAAATTTAGGCTACCGCTACGACAAGATAAAATATAAACCAAACTACGTCCCGGGCTCTACGCCTAAAATCCCGGACGATATGGTGCTAGGCCTTTTCGTACCGTATAATCCTAGCCCAGAGCCAAAATGGTGGGACTACGCGGATAGAGACGAGTGGAAAAGGGCGTATGACGTGTGGAAGCAAGAAGCACCTAATAACGCGCTAGCAAATATAAAATACATAGCCCAAAATAAAAAATTTACCAACAGCTCTTATGCTATCGGAGCCGACATCGATCCGCTAGATTACTTTAGAGTACAGCTAAAATACTCCAAAGGCTTTAGAGCGCCGACCACGGACGAGCTATATTTGGCGTTTAAACATCCTGATTTTACCATCCAACCAAATCCGGATCTAAAGCCCGAAATAGCTAAGACAAAAGAGCTTGCATTGACGCTGCACGAGGATAAAAGCTTTATAACCACTAGCTTTTTTGAGACCAAATACGATAACTTTATCGATCTAATCTCGCTAGGCACTAAAAGCTACGCCACGGGCGGTGGCGGCAACACCATACCTTTTGCACTATACGGCAACGTAAACCGTAGCAAAGCAACCGTACGCGGCTTTGAGATAAACTCTATGCTTCATTTTGGTCAAATTTCAGACTCGTTAAAGGGCTTTCACGCTAGCTACAAGCTAACGATGCAAAAAGGCAGAGTACAAACCGATAACGACGGTAAAGTGCCGATGAATGCCATCCAGCCGACCACTGCGATCTATGGTCTAGGATACGCAAGCCCGGCGGATAAATTCGGCGCCGACATCTACGTCACTAGCGTCGCATCTAAAAAAGAAAAAGACACCTATAATATGTTCTGGCGTCTAGATACCGACCCGTACGGAAACCCATATAATACAAACAGCTACTCAAAATGGCGAAGCAATGCCTACACCCTAGTAGACGTCGTAACCTATGTACGTCCGATTAAAAATTTGACGTTTAGGCTAGGCGTTTATAACCTAACTAACGAAAAATATATCACTTGGGACGCTGCGCGCTCTATCAGGCCTTTTGGTACTATGAACATGATCGATAGAACCACGGGTCTAGGTATCAACCGCTTCTACTCGGCTGGTAGAAATTTCAGGCTAAACTGGGAATTTACATTCTAA